One Paraburkholderia fungorum genomic region harbors:
- the gabD gene encoding NADP-dependent succinate-semialdehyde dehydrogenase gives MTTQVLKDPTLLQTRAYIAGEWRAADARATFAVNNPATGETIATVPLMGAAETRHAIDAANAAWPAWRATTAKQRAAVLRKWHDLMLENADDLATILTTEQGKPLAEAKGEIQYAASFLEWFAEEGKRVYGDTIPTPASDKRIVVVKEPVGVCAAITPWNFPAAMITRKVGPALAAGCPIVVKPAEATPLSALALAVLAERAGVPRGVFNVVTGEPKAIGAELTGNPVVRKLSFTGSTPVGRLLMAQCAPTVKKVSLELGGNAPFIVFDDADLDAAVAGAIASKYRNSGQTCVCTNRFYVHEKVYEAFADKLRVAVEQLKVGAGTDAGVTQGPLINEAAVRKVESHIEDALAKGARVVAGGKRHALGHGFFEPTVLLDVTSDMQVARDETFGPLAPLFRFSSDEEVVRLANNTEFGLASYFYSRDISRVWRVAEALEYGMVGINTGLISNEVAPFGGVKQSGLGREGSHYGIDDYLVIKYMCMGVT, from the coding sequence ATGACCACGCAAGTTTTAAAAGACCCGACCCTGCTCCAGACACGTGCGTACATCGCGGGCGAGTGGCGAGCCGCCGACGCACGCGCAACCTTCGCGGTCAACAATCCCGCTACCGGCGAAACAATTGCCACGGTGCCGCTGATGGGCGCGGCCGAAACGCGTCACGCGATCGACGCGGCGAACGCGGCATGGCCCGCATGGCGAGCGACCACGGCGAAGCAACGCGCCGCGGTCCTGCGCAAATGGCACGACCTGATGCTGGAAAACGCCGACGATCTGGCGACGATCCTCACGACCGAACAAGGCAAGCCGCTCGCGGAAGCCAAGGGCGAAATCCAGTACGCGGCATCGTTCCTGGAATGGTTCGCGGAAGAAGGCAAGCGGGTTTATGGCGACACCATTCCCACGCCGGCCAGCGACAAACGGATCGTCGTCGTGAAAGAGCCCGTGGGTGTTTGCGCAGCGATCACGCCGTGGAACTTCCCTGCCGCGATGATTACCCGTAAGGTCGGCCCGGCGTTGGCGGCTGGCTGCCCGATCGTCGTTAAACCAGCCGAGGCCACGCCGCTGTCCGCATTGGCGCTGGCGGTGCTCGCCGAACGCGCGGGCGTGCCGCGCGGCGTGTTCAACGTCGTGACCGGCGAGCCGAAAGCGATCGGTGCCGAGCTGACCGGTAATCCGGTGGTGCGCAAGCTGTCGTTCACCGGTTCGACGCCGGTGGGCCGCCTGCTGATGGCGCAGTGCGCGCCGACAGTCAAGAAGGTGTCGCTCGAACTCGGTGGCAATGCGCCGTTCATCGTGTTCGACGATGCCGATCTGGACGCCGCCGTGGCCGGTGCGATTGCGTCGAAGTATCGCAATAGCGGTCAGACCTGCGTCTGCACGAATCGCTTCTATGTGCACGAGAAGGTCTATGAGGCGTTCGCCGACAAGTTGCGCGTTGCGGTCGAACAACTGAAGGTGGGCGCGGGCACCGATGCAGGCGTCACGCAAGGGCCATTGATCAACGAAGCGGCGGTACGCAAGGTCGAGTCGCATATTGAAGATGCGCTGGCGAAAGGCGCGCGTGTTGTCGCCGGCGGCAAGCGTCACGCGTTAGGACACGGATTCTTCGAACCCACCGTGCTTCTGGACGTCACCTCGGACATGCAGGTCGCGCGTGATGAGACCTTCGGGCCGCTTGCGCCGCTGTTCCGCTTCTCATCGGATGAAGAGGTCGTGAGGCTGGCCAACAATACCGAATTCGGTCTCGCCTCGTATTTCTATAGCCGCGATATCAGCCGCGTGTGGCGGGTCGCCGAAGCGCTCGAATATGGAATGGTCGGCATCAACACCGGGCTGATCTCGAATGAAGTCGCGCCATTCGGCGGCGTTAAGCAATCGGGGCTCGGACGCGAGGGCTCCCATTACGGAATCGACGACTATCTCGTGATCAAGTATATGTGTATGGGAGTCACATGA
- a CDS encoding 4-aminobutyrate--2-oxoglutarate transaminase, producing the protein MTSKNAELKSRKDAATPRGVGVMCDFYAERAENAELWDVEGRRFIDFAGGIAVCNTGHRHPKIVAAIREQLDHFTHTAYQIVPYASYVELAEKINQRAPGDYPKKTAFFTTGAEAVENAIKIARAATGRAGVIAFTGGFHGRTLMGMALTGKVAPYKLGFGPFPSDVFHAPFPNPLHGVTTADSLKAIEYLFKADIDPKRVAAIIFEPVQGEGGFYPAPAEFVRALRKLCNEHGILLIADEVQTGFARTGKLFAMHHYDVVPDLMTVAKSLAGGMPLSGVVGRADLMDAAAPGGLGGTYAGNPLALAAAHAVLDIIDEEQLCERASVLGERVKAKLGALQKTVPQIADVRGPGAMVAVEFCRPGGVEPDAEFTKRVQASALERGLLLLVCGVYSNVVRFLFPLTIQDAVFDEGMRILEDVINESLAVTA; encoded by the coding sequence ATGACCAGCAAGAATGCCGAACTGAAGAGCCGCAAGGATGCCGCCACGCCGCGAGGCGTCGGCGTGATGTGCGATTTTTATGCCGAGCGCGCCGAGAACGCCGAGTTGTGGGACGTTGAAGGCCGCCGTTTCATCGACTTCGCGGGCGGCATTGCGGTGTGCAACACGGGGCATCGTCATCCGAAGATCGTCGCCGCGATTCGCGAGCAGCTCGACCATTTCACCCACACGGCGTATCAGATCGTGCCATACGCCTCGTACGTCGAACTCGCGGAGAAGATTAACCAGCGCGCGCCGGGCGACTATCCGAAGAAAACCGCGTTCTTCACGACCGGCGCGGAGGCTGTCGAAAACGCCATCAAGATCGCTCGCGCCGCGACTGGCCGTGCCGGCGTGATCGCTTTCACCGGTGGCTTCCACGGCCGCACGCTGATGGGCATGGCGCTCACCGGCAAGGTTGCGCCGTACAAGCTTGGCTTTGGCCCGTTCCCGTCGGACGTGTTCCATGCGCCGTTCCCGAACCCGCTGCACGGCGTCACGACCGCGGACTCACTGAAGGCCATCGAGTATCTGTTCAAGGCCGATATCGATCCGAAGCGCGTGGCCGCGATCATCTTCGAACCGGTGCAGGGCGAAGGCGGCTTCTACCCGGCGCCGGCCGAATTCGTGCGCGCGCTGCGCAAGCTGTGCAACGAGCACGGCATCCTGCTGATCGCCGATGAAGTGCAGACGGGATTCGCCCGCACCGGCAAGCTGTTCGCGATGCATCACTACGATGTGGTGCCCGACCTGATGACCGTCGCGAAGAGCCTCGCGGGTGGCATGCCGCTTTCCGGAGTGGTGGGCCGCGCCGACCTGATGGACGCGGCGGCGCCGGGCGGCCTGGGCGGCACGTACGCGGGCAATCCGCTGGCACTCGCTGCTGCGCACGCGGTGCTCGACATCATCGACGAAGAGCAGTTGTGCGAACGCGCGAGCGTGCTGGGCGAGCGGGTCAAAGCGAAGCTCGGCGCACTGCAGAAAACTGTGCCTCAAATCGCGGACGTACGCGGACCAGGCGCGATGGTGGCGGTCGAGTTCTGCAGGCCGGGCGGCGTCGAGCCGGATGCAGAGTTCACGAAGCGCGTGCAGGCTAGCGCGCTCGAGCGCGGCTTGCTGCTGCTCGTATGCGGGGTCTACTCGAACGTCGTGCGCTTCCTGTTCCCGCTGACGATTCAGGACGCCGTGTTCGACGAAGGCATGCGCATTCTCGAAGACGTCATCAACGAAAGCCTCGCCGTGACCGCCTGA